One region of Roseicitreum antarcticum genomic DNA includes:
- a CDS encoding DUF6280 family protein, with protein MFDFVDGTAYNHEQGTRARKLFAAVVLAALDDAIADDKKYGNGPEQIARWARSRDGREVLSCAGIDPNERVVNGLMEFVSKGVRTSVALSREESERRHAAAEAEAA; from the coding sequence ATGTTCGATTTCGTAGATGGCACAGCTTATAACCACGAGCAAGGCACCCGTGCCCGGAAATTGTTCGCGGCGGTAGTGCTGGCTGCGCTGGATGATGCCATCGCAGATGACAAGAAATACGGCAATGGCCCCGAACAGATCGCCCGTTGGGCGCGGTCGCGCGACGGGCGTGAGGTACTGTCTTGCGCCGGGATTGACCCGAACGAGCGCGTGGTCAACGGTCTGATGGAATTCGTCAGCAAGGGTGTGCGCACCTCGGTTGCGCTGTCGCGCGAAGAGAGTGAGCGTCGCCACGCTGCCGCCGAGGCCGAGGCCGCCTGA